The Salvelinus alpinus chromosome 29, SLU_Salpinus.1, whole genome shotgun sequence region ctgcagtcagcaagtcaattgcacactcccttaaAACTAGAAACATCTCTAGCATTGTGTTtcatgacaaaactgcacattgagggccttttgtccccagtacaaggtgcacctgtgtaatgttcaagctgtttaattagctttttgatatgccacacctgtcaggtggatggattatcctggcaaaggaaaaatgctcactaacagggatgtaaacaaatttggcaCAACATTTGTGagcaataagctttttgtgcgtatggaaattgtctgggatcttatatttcagcccatgaaacatgggaccaacactgtacatgttgcgtttatatttttgctcagtataatAATGTATCAATGTATTCCATGACTATATAACGTTATTGTTTCACTGTGGTGGATTCATCTAAAAGTGATTCCTATGAATACAATGAATTTCGTAATAAAAAGGTGTCATAAAAAATGCCAACCATGATCATTTACGACATCTAGGCAGGTGTTTGGAGAGATGTGCTTTCCGAGTGAAGCTGAAAAGGCAGTGGGGGCAGGGATACGGTCTCTCCCCTGTGTGGGTCTTCATGTGGACTTTGACGTGACTCTGTTCATAAAAGCTCTTCCCACATTCTTGGCAGGAGTATGGCTTTATATCACGGTGAGTGTGGGTCCTCATGTGACTGGTCAGAGAACCAGAACGGTTAAACCGGCTGGGGCATTCAGGGCATTCAAATGGCTTCTCCCCAGTGTGTAGGAGCTTGTGCTTGGACAGATCCCCAGACTGAGTGAAGCTTTTACTGCACTCGGTACAGGTGTATGGTTTCTCACCCGTGTGAGTCAGATGATGGTTCTTCAGGTGTGAGAGTCGAAAAAACTTCTTGTCGCACACTGTGCAGTGGTAGGGCCTCTCCCCGGTATGTGAGCGCATGTGTAACTTCAACAACCCCAGCCTCAGGAACGCCCGCCCACAAACCCCACAGTGGTAGTTCTTCTCGTTGCTGTGGATCTTCAGGTGTGTTTTCAGATAAGCTTTGTCAGCAAAGTCTTTACCACAAACGGTGCATTTGAAAGGTCTCTCCCCCGAGTGTGTTCGCAGGTGAAGCTTCAGATGGGCCCTGCTTGCATACCGCTTATCGCATTGGGTGCAGGAGAACTTCCGCTCACCAGTGTGAACCGACAGGTGAGTCCAGAGGAGCGACTTCCGTTTGAAAGTCTTCCCGCAGTCCTGGCATTTGAACGGCTTGAGCCCCGAGTGTATTAACGAGTGATAACGGTAACCGCTGTTCTCTGAGAAGCGCTTGCCGCACTCCTTACATTCGtacggcttctctccagtgtggatGCGCATGTGAGTGTCCAGGCTCGTAGGAGTACTGAGGATCTTACCACACTCTGAGCAATGGAAGCCGACTTCCAGACAGACCACAGTCTTAGTGTCCTTAGGTTTAGTGCCCTCTGGTTCTTGACACCGGTGTGGCCCTAGTCCCCAGCAATTCTCaaagctcttcccacagtcagcaCAACTGATGTGACCATCGGTGCgaaaaacagccattttgtgCAAATTCTTGCAGTGCTTCAGCAGGGTGCCCAGGTACGGGAATCTACGGGCACACTGCGGGCAGGGGTGGAGTTTCCCCGGAACCCTGGGGGGACGGGCAGGTTTCTGGGGAAGGGCGGAGGGGTGGGCCTGGCGGGTGTGGATGTGTAGCTGTCGTGGGGTATGGAACATGCAGCTGCACTGGGGACAGCTGTGTGTGGGGGCGTACACGGTTTTACTCTTTGAGACGTGGCTTTTCAACATGGCCAGGTACTGCTTCTGGTGTTTGGTCTTGATGTGGTTCTCCAGGAAGTAACAGTCAGTGAAGGAGATGGTGCAGTGTGGACAAGGAAAGAACTGCGGagaagagactgagggagagggatAAAGAGGTGATTAGGCCTTGAACTCAGAatagcctatgttctgttcagCTTGAGAAGGAGAGCGTGAAGATGAGGAGGACCGGAGATACactttgatagcttgctactactataatatattttttattaaaaacaatACGTTTCTTGCCCGTTatgtatttatcagagttattgacctcacaataagccagattggagtaacttacattgtggtgctgaaacttgaagcagcagccGCAGCACAATGGAAAATGGCTCATGGTGCAGAAAGTAGGAACATTTGAGTAGGCATAATTTCAAagtcttcattttaattagactttactaacaacaatcgggctttgtgttggagcctatttcttcccATTTAAGAAAtgaggtaggcctacctgtttgacagactaaATTAGGCTATTtaggctgctatatccatagattttattGGTCAATTCCTCCACCCAATATCCCCTCTTTAAATAGCATACCTCTgtgtcagtgaagggctgttaaTTTAAAACCAAGACTCAAATTGAGAGGGTATGAAAGAAAATGGCAAAACACACAGGCCTACCGTTGTTAGCTTAAGATTTAAGAAAGTAAAACAGATCTGATTAAATAAAGTGATGTATAACAGCGCTTTGGTCCGagatgctttatgctagaaacaagctgtaaaatacaCGGGAAAGACGTGACTCCAATGCATATGGGGATATGTATTGCTTtgtttctttgacattcagaggctaAACTACAACCTC contains the following coding sequences:
- the LOC139559239 gene encoding oocyte zinc finger protein XlCOF6-like, which encodes MNNKPGKKQSNTTNRTKQSNTNGVTFNSIRIKKEPGDFERKEIGDHSKRPLLEKQKHVKQHQTTSNQATRYSKISRSPVVILTKLSNVVLKTLLRETKVRLVKEETGARRDEDNDEVSSPQFFPCPHCTISFTDCYFLENHIKTKHQKQYLAMLKSHVSKSKTVYAPTHSCPQCSCMFHTPRQLHIHTRQAHPSALPQKPARPPRVPGKLHPCPQCARRFPYLGTLLKHCKNLHKMAVFRTDGHISCADCGKSFENCWGLGPHRCQEPEGTKPKDTKTVVCLEVGFHCSECGKILSTPTSLDTHMRIHTGEKPYECKECGKRFSENSGYRYHSLIHSGLKPFKCQDCGKTFKRKSLLWTHLSVHTGERKFSCTQCDKRYASRAHLKLHLRTHSGERPFKCTVCGKDFADKAYLKTHLKIHSNEKNYHCGVCGRAFLRLGLLKLHMRSHTGERPYHCTVCDKKFFRLSHLKNHHLTHTGEKPYTCTECSKSFTQSGDLSKHKLLHTGEKPFECPECPSRFNRSGSLTSHMRTHTHRDIKPYSCQECGKSFYEQSHVKVHMKTHTGERPYPCPHCLFSFTRKAHLSKHLPRCRK